In Theileria annulata chromosome 3, complete sequence, *** SEQUENCING IN PROGRESS ***, the sequence GTATCTTCAGTGGCTACTATCGTTGCACTCCTCGGTTCATCGTAAAGCAAGGCTCTTTCTCCGAAATATTGCCCGTTTGTGAGTGTTCTTACCTTTTCgtcatttattaatacgTCTGCTTTTCCCTCCTTTATGATGTACAGAACATCACCAAAATCACCTTGTGTTACAATCCTATCTCCTGGTACAAATTTGGATTCCACAAATGCGTTGGTTACCATGTTTTTCTGGTTCTCAGTTAGCATTTCGAAAATCTTAACTGAGTCCAAAAATGACCTATTTTGGGAATAGACTTCCATGGAAATGTTCTTTAGTGTTTCCCTGAATACCGTTCGGTTTACTCCCCAAAGTGATCCCAGAGTATCACTTGAGGCCTTAACATTTTCCGTTACTCCTCTCACCATAACTGTTGCTGTTCGTGGTGTGTCGTTTATCAGGGATATTTCTCCGAAAGCCGTTCCTCTTTCCATGGTGTTGACAAGTTTCCCGTCAATGTACACATCGAAGATGCCATCATTTATAACAAAGAAGTAAGAGCCATTTGTGCCTTGTTCTGTAACTTTTGAGCCAACTGAGAAGACATAATAGGACATTGAGTCCACAAAGGCTGACATTTCCAGATCATTAAGTGTAGAGAAGATCACATTGTTTGCCAGTGACTTTTTTATAAAGGATTTGTCAGATTCGCTCTTTTGGCGCTTTACTAGATGTTTTACAATTTCTGTATCTTCGTATGATTCAGCttcatttgatttttttataaatttagatCTTTGTTTTCTGATGGTAGGATTTTTGTCTTTGCTCATGGACCTATTTGCGAATGTGTTGGCTAGATTTTTGAAGCTAGCCGTTAATTCATCTATTTTACTTGACATTGGGTTATTTTAGCATTTTAGTTGAATATGTAATCTGAAAAATCCTCATAACACTTCACAAGTTACCTCATCTGGAAACCACATAATAGAtgataattattcaaaaatatttaaagatcatctatttatattcatgtaaattataaaatttttatcttataaaattatctatttaatattcattcactattgaaaatatttagagaaattaaatcaagATTCGTTCTCATGTCTTTGCTACTGTGGTTCCTGCTGTTAGGAGGAGGTGGAACCCCAAAATTAATAGTCCCAGAGTACCGATAATCTTAGTAAATGCATCAGAGTATGATGCCACATCTAAGTCTCCCACTGGGTGAAACATTACGTCCGGTAGtttattgattaatttaagtTCGTTTCCTTGTTGTCTTTGTTTTCTTTTCTTTTTAGGCTGTACGTATGTATACATTACTTCTCCTGTGTTTCCATTTACAAATTTGGTGGTAAATCCCTCCGCGTTAAGTTCATGTACGCAAAATCCTGGTTCCTCTGTGTAGAACTTCGAGTGTGGTGACTTTAGGACGGACTTTCTTCCCTTGTTTCCACTTGATCCACACACTACCAACGCTGTTCCTTCATAGTCCAAAAGTTCCATATCCTGGTCGTATCCAGCCACATATGCATCAACTTGGGCCTGCTTCAAAAGAGGTAACAGCTTGTAAGAGAGGAAGGTGTCTCCCTTTGATTTTCCGGATGAGAGCACTGGCTTATCTCCCACTACTACAATATAATCAACTACTTTCGGGGCAATTTCCAGCGTCTTTTTGAGCTCGTTCCACGCGTCGTTTGTCACGTCCTTATAGGGGAACTGGTTAGACAACACCCATGTATCTACAAATATAAATCCTACACTCAAGTCCTTGTGTCCACTCTTCAACAATGACACCGctacaataatattattttagttatagaatgtaaatatttgtataaagtgtaaatatataacagTTGGACGTACAGGCGTTTGTTGAGAAGCTTGTAAAAAAATGATACCACCAGTTTGGCATGATTAGCCTAGGATTGTGGCTCGAGTTGTTTGAGTCACTTTTGTAGTCTACACTCGAAAGATCCTGTGGCACATGGCCGTTTAGGTAAAACTGGTGGTATCGGTTGTACTGGGCATTATAGTCTCCTAACCAGTCTTCTGAACCCAAAACTGTGAACATTGGCAGGTCCATGAGCCCAGAATCATCATTATAAACCGATTCGAAGTATTTTTTCCATTTTTCATCGTTAAGTCCGTTGACTCCGTTATTGAAGTTGAAGCCTGGTGAGAGCAGGTATGTAAGTCTTTCGTTTTTTACGTACTCTTTTAGTTTTTCTGCCACCAATTTTTGTGTTTTACTTCCCGTTCCCCAATTTCCCAGCGAAGCGAAGCGCAAGCTTGCTTTTACAGATGACGAATAGATAACTATGAGGGCCGGTAGTGAATATAACACGAGGTGACTGatacttttaattttcagCTTCATTTGACACACatcatataaaataatttacacatttactaattttaatttctcttgataaaatttatgGACTCTTTCTTTGGAATTGCTCCTAACTCTCTGGTGTGCACCATAAGGTCACATGTGTATCCCTTTATCGGTTAAAATAACTTAAATAACGTTTATAATACATAGATTTACTAAATTATGCAATAATTAGGAGTTCTACTATTGAATTTTGTTTTCAAGTACTTTTGATGTAGCTAGTACTATAGACATAACAGCTGCTCCgaatataaaaaatgacCATAG encodes:
- a CDS encoding acid phosphatase, putative (note;~Tap-24g11.q1c.C.cand.27 - score = 32.48;~Apicoplast targetting peptide predicted by the PlasmoAP tool;~2 probable transmembrane helices predicted for TA04960 by TMHMM2.0 at aa 7-26 and 384-406;~Signal peptide predicted for TA04960 by SignalP 2.0 HMM (Signal peptide probability 0.704, signal anchor probability 0.182) with cleavage site probability 0.283 between residues 29 and 30); translation: MKLKIKSISHLVLYSLPALIVIYSSSVKASLRFASLGNWGTGSKTQKLVAEKLKEYVKNERLTYLLSPGFNFNNGVNGLNDEKWKKYFESVYNDDSGLMDLPMFTVLGSEDWLGDYNAQYNRYHQFYLNGHVPQDLSSVDYKSDSNNSSHNPRLIMPNWWYHFFTSFSTNACTSNSVSLLKSGHKDLSVGFIFVDTWVLSNQFPYKDVTNDAWNELKKTLEIAPKVVDYIVVVGDKPVLSSGKSKGDTFLSYKLLPLLKQAQVDAYVAGYDQDMELLDYEGTALVVCGSSGNKGRKSVLKSPHSKFYTEEPGFCVHELNAEGFTTKFVNGNTGEVMYTYVQPKKKRKQRQQGNELKLINKLPDVMFHPVGDLDVASYSDAFTKIIGTLGLLILGFHLLLTAGTTVAKT